Proteins encoded by one window of uncultured Draconibacterium sp.:
- a CDS encoding isocitrate dehydrogenase (NADP(+)), protein MQKIKVQNPVVELDGDEMTRVIWDFIKQKLILPYLDIDLKYYDLGMESRDATDDQITIDAAHAIQKYGVGVKCATITPDEARVEEFDLKKMWKSPNGTIRNILGGTVFREPIMISNIPRLVPGWKQPICIGRHAFGDQYRATDFLTKGKGKLTITFTPEDGSEPVSHEVFDFEGNGLAMAMYNTDESIIGFAHSCMNQALDKGWPLYMSTKNTILKAYDGRFKDLFQMVYENEYREKFEAKGIWYEHRLIDDMVAAALKWEGGFVWACKNYDGDVQSDTVAQGFGSLGLMTSTLVTPDGKTMEAEAAHGTVTRHFRQHQQGKPTSTNPIASIFAWTRGLAFRGKLDENQELIDFAHTLEQVCIETVESGKMTKDLALIIHGKGLEEAHYLTTEQFLEALDENLQAKLN, encoded by the coding sequence ATGCAAAAGATTAAAGTACAAAATCCGGTTGTCGAACTCGACGGTGATGAAATGACCCGGGTAATTTGGGATTTCATCAAACAAAAATTAATTCTTCCTTATCTTGATATTGACTTGAAATATTACGATTTGGGAATGGAAAGCCGCGATGCCACCGACGACCAAATTACAATAGACGCAGCCCACGCTATCCAAAAATATGGTGTTGGGGTAAAATGTGCCACTATTACACCCGATGAAGCCCGTGTGGAAGAATTCGACCTGAAAAAAATGTGGAAGTCGCCAAACGGAACCATCCGTAATATTTTAGGTGGAACTGTATTTCGCGAGCCAATAATGATTTCAAATATTCCGCGTTTGGTACCGGGATGGAAACAACCAATCTGTATCGGTCGTCACGCATTTGGCGATCAGTACCGTGCTACCGATTTCCTTACCAAAGGAAAAGGAAAATTGACGATCACTTTTACGCCTGAAGACGGAAGCGAACCTGTATCTCACGAAGTTTTCGATTTTGAAGGCAACGGACTGGCAATGGCCATGTACAATACCGATGAATCGATTATTGGATTTGCTCATTCATGTATGAATCAGGCGCTTGACAAAGGATGGCCGTTGTACATGTCGACTAAAAACACTATCTTAAAAGCCTACGACGGTCGGTTTAAAGACCTTTTCCAGATGGTGTATGAGAATGAATACAGAGAAAAATTTGAGGCCAAAGGAATTTGGTACGAGCACCGTTTGATCGACGATATGGTAGCTGCCGCCCTGAAGTGGGAAGGTGGATTTGTTTGGGCTTGTAAAAACTACGACGGCGACGTACAAAGCGATACCGTAGCACAAGGTTTTGGTTCGTTGGGATTAATGACCTCAACACTGGTTACTCCTGATGGGAAAACCATGGAAGCCGAAGCAGCTCACGGAACGGTAACACGCCACTTCCGTCAGCACCAGCAGGGAAAACCAACATCAACGAATCCGATTGCATCGATTTTTGCTTGGACACGAGGTTTGGCATTCCGCGGTAAACTGGACGAAAACCAAGAGCTAATTGATTTTGCACATACGTTGGAACAAGTTTGTATAGAAACCGTAGAATCGGGCAAAATGACAAAAGATCTGGCATTGATCATTCACGGAAAAGGACTCGAAGAAGCTCATTACTTGACAACTGAACAGTTCCTGGAAGCTTTGGATGAAAATTTACAAGCCAAACTAAATTAA
- a CDS encoding aconitate hydratase: MFDLDLVKKVYSELPEKVKQAKGLLNKPMTYAEKILYSHLFAAQELAAFKRGADYVDFAPDRVAMQDATAQMALLQFINSGKKRTAVPSTVHCDHLIQAQVEGKTDLSVSKTANKEVFDFLESVSNKYGIGFWKPGAGIIHQVVLENYAFPGGMMIGTDSHTVNAGGLGMVAIGVGGADAVDVMAGMAWELKMPKMIGVKLTGKLSGWAAPKDVILKVAGILTVKGGTGAIIEYFGEGAKSLSATGKGTICNMGAEVGATTSIFAYDESMERYLRATGRAEVADAANGVKEHLDADAEVYANPEKFYDELIEINLSELEPHVNGPFTPDRATPISKMKEEAEANGWPMDISVGLIGSCTNSSYEDISRAASIAKQAEEKGLIAKSEFTITPGSEQVRFTIERDGFIDTFEKIGGKVFANACGPCIGQWARPGAEKGEKNTIVHSFNRNFSKRADGNPNTHAFVTSPELVTALAIAGRLDFNPATDTLTNKNGEEVKLDLPTGEELPGKGFDVKDPGFQAPATDGSNVVVNVAEDSKRLQLLYPFEAWDGQNITGAKLLIKAQGKCTTDHISMAGPWLRFRGHLDNISNNMLIGAVNAFNGETNKVKNQLTGEYDAVPAVQRQYKAEGIPTVVIGDQNYGEGSSREHAAMEPRHLGVKAVIVKSFARIHETNLKKQGMLGLTFDNENDYDLVREDDSFNFVDLVDFAPGKPLTLEIVHSDGSTDIIKLNHTYNAQQIEWFKAGSALNLIKKQNA; encoded by the coding sequence ATGTTTGATTTAGACCTAGTAAAAAAAGTGTATTCAGAACTTCCCGAAAAGGTAAAACAAGCCAAAGGGCTTCTGAATAAACCGATGACGTACGCAGAAAAAATTCTTTATTCTCACCTGTTTGCAGCGCAGGAATTAGCTGCCTTTAAACGAGGAGCAGATTATGTTGATTTTGCTCCCGACCGGGTAGCCATGCAGGACGCCACTGCGCAGATGGCATTACTTCAATTTATTAACTCAGGGAAAAAGCGGACAGCCGTTCCGTCAACCGTGCATTGCGATCACTTGATCCAGGCGCAGGTGGAAGGGAAAACCGACCTCTCTGTTTCAAAAACCGCTAATAAGGAAGTTTTTGATTTCCTGGAGTCCGTTTCGAATAAATACGGAATAGGTTTCTGGAAACCGGGAGCCGGTATTATTCACCAGGTGGTGTTGGAAAATTATGCATTCCCGGGTGGAATGATGATTGGAACCGACTCGCACACCGTTAATGCAGGTGGCCTTGGAATGGTGGCCATTGGAGTTGGCGGAGCCGACGCTGTTGATGTGATGGCAGGAATGGCCTGGGAGTTGAAAATGCCAAAAATGATCGGTGTAAAACTCACCGGAAAATTAAGTGGCTGGGCGGCACCAAAAGACGTAATTCTGAAAGTGGCCGGAATTCTTACCGTTAAAGGCGGAACAGGAGCTATTATCGAATATTTTGGTGAGGGTGCAAAATCACTTTCAGCAACCGGTAAAGGAACCATTTGTAACATGGGCGCCGAAGTAGGTGCTACCACAAGTATTTTTGCTTACGACGAAAGTATGGAGCGTTATTTACGCGCTACAGGTCGTGCAGAAGTGGCCGATGCGGCAAATGGTGTAAAAGAACACCTCGACGCCGATGCCGAAGTTTATGCCAATCCTGAAAAGTTTTACGACGAGCTGATCGAAATCAATCTTTCGGAACTGGAGCCACACGTAAACGGGCCATTTACTCCCGACCGTGCCACTCCTATCTCGAAAATGAAAGAGGAAGCTGAAGCCAACGGATGGCCAATGGACATTTCAGTGGGATTGATTGGTAGTTGCACCAACTCATCGTACGAAGATATTTCGCGTGCTGCATCGATTGCCAAACAGGCCGAAGAAAAAGGTTTGATCGCAAAATCGGAATTTACCATTACACCGGGATCGGAGCAGGTACGTTTCACCATCGAACGCGATGGATTTATTGATACCTTCGAGAAAATTGGCGGAAAAGTATTTGCCAATGCCTGCGGACCATGTATTGGGCAGTGGGCACGCCCCGGAGCTGAAAAAGGAGAAAAAAACACGATTGTGCACTCGTTCAACCGTAACTTCTCGAAACGTGCCGACGGTAACCCGAATACCCACGCTTTTGTAACATCGCCCGAGCTGGTAACAGCACTGGCCATTGCCGGTAGGTTGGATTTTAATCCGGCTACCGACACCCTGACCAACAAAAACGGCGAAGAGGTAAAACTCGACCTTCCAACAGGTGAGGAATTGCCAGGCAAAGGTTTTGATGTGAAAGATCCGGGATTCCAGGCTCCGGCAACCGACGGTTCAAACGTTGTGGTAAATGTTGCTGAAGACTCAAAACGTCTGCAACTTTTATATCCATTTGAAGCTTGGGACGGACAAAATATTACAGGTGCCAAGTTACTTATTAAAGCGCAGGGAAAATGTACCACCGACCACATATCGATGGCCGGACCATGGTTACGTTTCCGCGGACACCTCGACAATATATCGAATAACATGCTGATTGGTGCCGTTAACGCATTTAACGGCGAAACCAACAAGGTGAAAAACCAGCTTACCGGCGAGTATGATGCAGTGCCTGCCGTTCAACGACAGTACAAAGCCGAAGGAATTCCAACGGTTGTAATTGGCGATCAGAACTACGGTGAAGGATCATCGCGCGAGCATGCAGCTATGGAACCTCGTCACTTGGGCGTTAAAGCCGTAATTGTTAAATCGTTTGCACGTATCCACGAAACCAACCTGAAAAAGCAGGGAATGTTAGGATTGACTTTCGACAACGAAAACGATTACGACCTGGTGCGAGAAGACGATTCGTTCAACTTTGTAGACCTGGTGGATTTTGCTCCGGGAAAACCATTAACACTTGAGATCGTTCATTCCGATGGTTCAACTGATATAATCAAATTGAACCATACATACAATGCGCAACAAATTGAATGGTTTAAAGCCGGATCGGCATTGAATCTTATCAAAAAACAAAACGCATAA
- a CDS encoding pYEATS domain-containing protein → MTKYKFHNYSKFVEKDKGGRNWFDWCLFLDETVETINQIDYVRYYLHPTFPNPERTVGTKENKFALFSGGWGTFTIKIKILKIDGSVDWCEYLLKLTNDNWPVTEIKNFPLDDKSLKVYQIVENSKFTWRKFDTIIKRAELPDRKVAQILKDLIELNLIRKAHFKSIDNQDLFGTTIRVGNEPKLINSGNKH, encoded by the coding sequence ATGACTAAATATAAATTCCATAATTATTCAAAATTTGTTGAAAAAGACAAAGGAGGTCGAAATTGGTTTGACTGGTGCTTGTTTCTTGATGAAACAGTTGAGACTATTAATCAAATTGATTATGTAAGATATTATCTTCATCCAACATTCCCTAATCCAGAAAGAACAGTTGGTACTAAAGAAAATAAATTTGCTTTGTTTTCAGGAGGTTGGGGAACATTTACAATTAAAATAAAAATATTAAAAATAGATGGCAGTGTAGATTGGTGTGAATATTTACTAAAATTAACAAATGACAACTGGCCTGTAACAGAAATAAAGAATTTCCCATTAGATGATAAATCATTAAAAGTTTATCAAATAGTTGAAAATTCAAAGTTTACTTGGAGAAAATTTGACACAATAATAAAACGAGCTGAGTTACCTGATAGAAAAGTTGCACAAATATTGAAGGATTTAATTGAACTTAACTTAATTAGAAAAGCTCATTTTAAATCAATTGATAATCAGGATTTATTTGGAACAACAATTAGAGTTGGAAATGAACCAAAACTAATTAATTCTGGGAATAAACATTAA
- a CDS encoding citrate (Si)-synthase, with product MEYIKYRFYQKANKCAKEFQRLKKDHADVVLGEVKLGQVLTGMKGIPLLVTDTSKLDPEEGIRFKGYTIPELQEKLPKINPDGEPIPEGLLYLMLIGEIPTQEDALNLSRDLATRAHVPQHTFDVIDAMPKTSKPMTQFSAAILSMATESTFQKAYRAGVNKKYFWDATYEDVMNLIARLPRVAAYIYRRQFHNGHHIEPNPRLDWAGNLAHMMGFDSEDIRRLFRLYMIIHADHEGGNVSAHTAHLVGSALSNPYYCYSAAMNGLAGPLHGLANQDVIFWIFEMIEELDTDTPTDEQVAEYCKKTLENGRVIPGYGHAVLRKTDPRFTAQQEFANKYIKDDKMINLANQLYRVVPPILGSVGKIKNPWPNVDAYSGSLLYHYGIKEYTFYTVMFGVSRALGVLASLVNDRIYGMPIERPTSHPLSWFKEQAEGEGTANC from the coding sequence ATGGAATACATTAAGTACAGATTTTATCAGAAAGCGAATAAGTGCGCTAAGGAGTTCCAAAGACTCAAAAAAGATCATGCCGACGTAGTACTTGGAGAAGTAAAACTTGGGCAAGTATTAACAGGGATGAAAGGTATACCTCTTTTGGTTACCGACACTTCAAAACTCGATCCTGAAGAAGGAATTCGTTTTAAAGGTTATACAATTCCTGAATTACAGGAGAAACTGCCAAAAATTAATCCCGATGGAGAACCAATTCCTGAAGGATTGCTTTACCTAATGCTTATTGGCGAAATTCCTACGCAGGAAGATGCACTGAACTTGTCGAGAGACCTGGCAACACGTGCACACGTTCCGCAACATACTTTCGATGTGATTGATGCAATGCCAAAAACATCGAAACCAATGACACAATTCAGTGCCGCTATTCTTTCAATGGCTACTGAATCAACGTTCCAGAAAGCATACCGCGCCGGTGTAAATAAAAAATATTTCTGGGATGCCACTTACGAAGACGTAATGAACCTGATTGCACGTTTACCACGTGTGGCAGCATACATTTACCGTCGTCAGTTTCACAACGGCCACCATATTGAGCCAAACCCACGTTTAGACTGGGCGGGTAACCTGGCTCATATGATGGGTTTTGACTCGGAAGATATCCGTCGTTTATTCCGTTTATATATGATCATTCACGCCGACCACGAAGGTGGAAACGTATCGGCACACACAGCACATTTGGTAGGTTCAGCATTAAGTAATCCATATTACTGCTATTCTGCAGCAATGAACGGATTGGCAGGACCATTGCACGGACTGGCAAATCAGGATGTAATTTTCTGGATCTTTGAAATGATCGAAGAGCTGGATACAGATACACCTACCGACGAGCAGGTGGCCGAATACTGTAAAAAGACGTTGGAGAATGGTCGTGTAATTCCGGGATACGGACACGCAGTATTGCGTAAAACTGACCCACGTTTTACCGCGCAGCAGGAGTTTGCCAATAAGTATATCAAAGACGACAAAATGATAAACCTGGCTAACCAGTTGTACCGCGTAGTTCCTCCAATTCTGGGATCAGTAGGAAAAATTAAAAATCCTTGGCCAAACGTTGATGCTTACAGCGGATCGTTGTTGTACCACTACGGAATTAAGGAATACACTTTCTATACCGTAATGTTTGGTGTATCGCGTGCATTAGGAGTACTGGCATCGTTGGTAAACGACCGTATTTACGGAATGCCGATCGAGCGCCCAACTTCGCACCCACTAAGCTGGTTTAAAGAACAAGCTGAAGGAGAAGGAACAGCAAATTGCTAA
- the icd gene encoding NADP-dependent isocitrate dehydrogenase, which translates to MTEKTKIVNGKLVVPDYPTIPFIEGDGIGKDISGPSQRVIDAAVAKAYGESKKITWKEVLAGEKAYHEAGSYLPDETIEAFKEYLIGIKGPLQTPVGGGIRSLNVALRQTLDLYVCVRPVRWFKGVPSPIRYPSMVDMHIFRENTEDIYAGIEYMMGEAENKKFREFLINEMGVDKVRFPESSSFGVKPISKDGSERLTRAAIEYAIDRQLPSVTIVHKGNIMKFTEGAFKNWSYDLAENEFAEQTFTWRQYEALKKDKGELDANKALDEAKKAGKVIVKDCITDAFLQESLLHPWDHSVIATMNLNGDYVSDQLAAMVGGIGISPGANINYQSGYAIFEATHGTAPNIAGTGKANPGSLILSAVMMLEYMGWNEAAEHVYDAMEHVFAKRKVTSDLHAQMEGATLLTTSEFADAIIRNMH; encoded by the coding sequence ATGACAGAAAAAACCAAAATAGTTAACGGGAAACTGGTAGTGCCGGATTATCCAACCATTCCCTTTATTGAGGGCGATGGAATAGGAAAGGATATTAGCGGTCCCTCACAACGTGTGATCGACGCTGCTGTTGCCAAAGCTTACGGAGAATCGAAAAAGATTACCTGGAAAGAAGTGTTGGCCGGTGAAAAAGCCTACCACGAAGCCGGAAGTTATCTGCCCGACGAAACCATTGAAGCTTTTAAAGAATACCTCATCGGAATAAAAGGCCCGCTGCAAACACCTGTTGGCGGTGGAATACGATCGTTAAACGTTGCTTTGCGCCAAACGCTCGATTTGTACGTTTGTGTGCGCCCGGTACGATGGTTTAAAGGGGTGCCCTCGCCTATTCGTTACCCGTCGATGGTAGACATGCACATTTTCCGCGAAAACACGGAAGATATTTATGCCGGTATCGAATACATGATGGGCGAAGCGGAGAACAAGAAGTTTCGTGAATTTCTGATTAACGAAATGGGAGTCGACAAAGTTCGTTTCCCCGAATCGTCGTCGTTTGGTGTAAAACCTATTTCAAAAGACGGATCGGAACGTTTAACACGTGCAGCTATTGAATATGCTATCGATCGCCAGTTGCCATCGGTAACCATCGTTCATAAAGGTAACATTATGAAATTTACCGAGGGGGCATTTAAAAACTGGAGTTACGACCTGGCAGAAAATGAATTTGCCGAACAGACTTTTACCTGGCGACAATACGAAGCCCTGAAAAAGGACAAAGGCGAACTGGACGCCAACAAAGCGTTAGATGAAGCTAAAAAAGCAGGAAAAGTGATCGTGAAAGATTGTATTACCGATGCCTTTTTACAGGAATCATTATTGCACCCGTGGGATCACTCAGTAATTGCTACAATGAACCTGAACGGCGATTACGTGTCGGATCAGCTGGCAGCAATGGTGGGTGGAATTGGAATTTCGCCGGGAGCGAATATTAACTACCAAAGTGGTTATGCCATTTTTGAGGCAACCCACGGAACGGCGCCAAATATTGCCGGAACAGGTAAAGCCAACCCGGGATCATTAATCCTTTCGGCGGTTATGATGTTAGAATATATGGGATGGAACGAAGCCGCAGAACACGTTTACGATGCGATGGAGCATGTATTTGCAAAACGCAAAGTTACAAGCGATTTGCATGCGCAAATGGAAGGAGCTACTTTGTTAACGACATCGGAATTTGCCGATGCCATCATTCGAAATATGCATTAA